Proteins from a single region of Euleptes europaea isolate rEulEur1 chromosome 21, rEulEur1.hap1, whole genome shotgun sequence:
- the SBK1 gene encoding serine/threonine-protein kinase SBK1 → MSAGSIEQEPSRKLACCGVPLITEDMQSLAIRTLSGTDINKHYDLIRELGKGTYGKVDLVSHKSTGTKMALKFVNKNKTKLKNFLREFSITNTLSSSPFIIKVFDVVFETEDCYVFAQEYAPGGDLFDIIPPQVGLPEDMVKRCVQQLGLALDYMHSKNLVHRDIKPENVLLFDHDCRRVKLADFGMTRKVGCRVKRISGTIPYTAPEVCQAGRAEGFTVDTSIDVWAFGVLIFCVLTGNFPWEAASASDTFFEEFVRWQKGRLAGLPSQWRRFTDNALRMFQRLLALDPEKRCPVKEVFFFIKYDLMSEVRRRPSYRSRKHTGDKLSAGPHRHETTSACTPTPLKRTILTEGSISRLSGSESGLPSPGGGNRTDGRQDKGKGQMVLATAIEICV, encoded by the exons ATGAGTGCAGGCTCCATTGAACAGGAGCCGTCACGCAAGCTGGCCTGCTGCGGGGTGCCCCTCATCACGGAGGACATGCAGTCGCTGGCCATCCGCACGCTCTCCGGCACGGACATCAACAAACACTACGACCTCATCCGCGAGCTGGGAAAGGGGACCTACGGCAAGGTGGACCTCGTCTCCCACAAGAGCACAG GCACCAAGATGGCGCTGAAGTTTGTCAACAAGAACAAGACCAAGCTGAAGAACTTCCTGAGGGAGTTCAGCATCACCAACACACTCTCCTCCAGCCCTTTCATCATCAAAGTCTTCGACGTGGTCTTTGAGACTGAGGACTGCTATGTCTTCGCTCAGGAATATGCGCCTGGTGGAGACCTTTTCGATATCATTCCGCCCCAG GTCGGGCTTCCTGAAGACATGGTGAAGCGTTGCGTCCAACAGCTGGGCTTGGCACTCGATTACATGCACAGTAAAAACTTGGTCCACAGGGATATCAAGCCAGAAAACGTGCTCCTCTTTGACCACGACTGCCGGCGTGTCAAACTGGCAGACTTTGGCATGACGCGTAAAGTGGGGTGCCGGGTGAAGCGCATCAGCGGGACCATCCCGTACACGGCGCCCGAGGTGTGCCAGGCAGGCCGGGCCGAGGGTTTCACTGTGGACACCAGCATCGACGTGTGGGCTTTCGGGGTGCTCATCTTCTGCGTGCTGACGGGCAACTTTCCCTGGGAAGCGGCCTCGGCTTCGGACACGTTCTTCGAGGAGTTTGTGAGGTGGCAAAAGGGGCGCCTGGCGGGCTTGCCCTCCCAGTGGCGCCGCTTCACGGACAATGCACTACGCATGTTCCAGCGCCTGCTGGCCCTTGACCCTGAGAAACGTTGCCCCGTGAAGGAggtcttcttcttcattaagtaCGATCTGATGTCGGAGGTGCGCCGCCGCCCTTCGTACCGCTCCCGCAAGCACACCGGAGACAAGCTCTCTGCCGGCCCACACCGCCACGAGACAACCAGCGCTTGCACCCCGACGCCGCTCAAGAGGACCATCCTGACTGAAGGCAGCATCTCCCGCTTGTCTGGCTCAGAGTCTGGCCTGCCTTCCCCAGGGGGCGGAAACAGAACTGACGGGCGTCAAGACAAAGGGAAAGGCCAAATGGTGCTTGCCACGGCCATCGAGATTTGCGTCTGA